TTTAGAAGGGTGGATTGATAGGGTATTTACTTTAGGATTTGCATTTAAGTTCAAGAATGTCATTGGGAATTGGGGCAGACCCATTGGTTTGCTTCCTTGTGATCGGGCTATTATAATTAATACCTATGGCTCTCCGGCGGTTGCCACAAAGTATTTCTATATGAACATTCCATTCAGGAGATTAAAGAGGGGAGTTTTGAAGATGTGCGGTATAAGGAAAATCAAAAGATTCAATTGCTGGTCAGTACCTTTTATTTCGGAAGAGAAAAGGAAGGCATATCTGAAAAAAGTATTTAGGATAGGTAAAAAGTTAATATGA
This genomic stretch from Candidatus Neomarinimicrobiota bacterium harbors:
- a CDS encoding flavodoxin family protein, producing MSTLKTTGIVNNHEMKTLVIFAHPNPQSFCGALRESFINGAKTGNHTVKVIDLYKEEFDPVSFGDNKIAPDVEKHQTLIKDAHCLVFIYPIWWFRAPAILEGWIDRVFTLGFAFKFKNVIGNWGRPIGLLPCDRAIIINTYGSPAVATKYFYMNIPFRRLKRGVLKMCGIRKIKRFNCWSVPFISEEKRKAYLKKVFRIGKKLI